One genomic segment of Bacteroidota bacterium includes these proteins:
- the tgt gene encoding tRNA guanosine(34) transglycosylase Tgt, which produces MFFKIESTDTQSKARAGTLQTAHGNIRTPIFMPVGTAGTVKGVHFNELNNAIQAEIILGNTYHLYLRPGIQKIEKAGGLQQFTAWKKPMLTDSGGYQVYSLAQMRKITEEGVKFRSHIDGSTHYFTPESAIDIQRSIGADIIMAFDECTPYPCDEKYAKQSMGLTHRWLKRCITQFETTESKYDYAQYLFPIVQGSVYPELRKQSAEFIAATNCSGNAIGGLSVGEPVDDMYAMTELVTNILPFEKPRYLMGVGTPANILECIALGIDMFDCVMPTRNGRNGMLFTVEGIINIRNKKWEEDFSPVDIASTAPTSQLHSKAYLRHLFISGEMLGPQLASIHNLAFYLWLVHTAREQIIAGTFTNWKNTMVKKVSSRL; this is translated from the coding sequence ATGTTTTTTAAAATAGAATCTACAGACACACAATCCAAAGCAAGAGCAGGTACATTGCAAACTGCACATGGCAATATTCGCACTCCTATATTTATGCCGGTGGGCACGGCAGGAACTGTGAAAGGTGTACACTTCAACGAATTGAATAATGCAATACAAGCAGAAATAATTTTAGGCAATACTTATCATTTGTATTTGCGTCCGGGTATTCAGAAAATAGAAAAGGCCGGAGGCTTACAACAATTTACTGCATGGAAAAAACCGATGCTTACAGATAGTGGTGGCTATCAGGTGTATTCATTAGCGCAAATGCGAAAGATTACTGAAGAAGGTGTAAAATTCCGATCGCATATTGATGGATCCACACATTATTTTACTCCGGAATCTGCAATAGATATTCAACGCAGTATCGGTGCTGATATCATCATGGCATTTGATGAATGTACTCCCTACCCTTGCGATGAAAAATATGCAAAGCAATCTATGGGGCTCACACATCGCTGGCTGAAAAGATGTATTACACAATTTGAAACTACAGAATCGAAATACGATTATGCGCAATATTTATTTCCGATTGTGCAGGGAAGTGTGTATCCTGAATTGCGAAAACAATCTGCAGAATTTATTGCTGCAACAAACTGCTCAGGAAATGCAATCGGTGGATTAAGTGTGGGCGAACCGGTAGATGATATGTATGCAATGACGGAGTTGGTAACAAACATACTCCCTTTTGAAAAGCCACGTTACCTGATGGGTGTTGGCACTCCGGCAAATATTTTAGAATGTATTGCATTGGGAATAGATATGTTTGATTGTGTGATGCCTACCCGCAACGGAAGAAATGGTATGTTGTTTACAGTAGAAGGAATAATAAATATTCGCAATAAAAAATGGGAAGAAGATTTTTCTCCTGTTGATATTGCTTCCACTGCACCAACAAGTCAACTGCATTCAAAAGCATATTTACGACATTTATTTATCAGTGGTGAAATGTTGGGACCTCAATTGGCAAGCATTCATAATCTTGCATTTTATTTATGGTTAGTACATACCGCACGGGAACAAATTATTGCAGGTACTTTTACCAATTGGAAAAATACTATGGTAAAAAAAGTAAGTAGCCGATTATGA
- a CDS encoding glycosyltransferase, with the protein MNPNILFILFLVFCSATGIQILYFLCFHLRLALYKKQADVNKEFPPVSVIICARNEDVNLKNNLPKILAQDFPQFEVIVVDDNSEDGTLEYLHYLAHKEPRLKKVRVGEVNRLMAGKKFPLTLGIKAATYDTLVLTDADCIPASDQWLKITIASYRDSDSIILGYGPYEKEKGFLNKLIRFETVASAMQYFSYALAGLPYMGVGRNLSYKKELFFKYGGFADHRNIPSGDDDLFINKVANKKNCGINIQKDAFTYSAPKQTYPDWKEQKKRHLSTAKFYKAKHKFLLSLFPMTQIISWILFPVLMLFLFQWYYVLGLFVLRLILQRILYTSCMKKLDEKDLISSIEVFDVLQVFYYFVFARAAMVKTKYRWN; encoded by the coding sequence ATGAATCCTAATATTTTGTTTATTCTTTTTCTGGTATTTTGTTCGGCAACCGGAATTCAAATTTTATACTTTTTATGCTTTCATCTCAGGCTTGCACTATATAAAAAGCAAGCAGATGTTAATAAAGAATTCCCTCCCGTATCTGTAATTATTTGCGCTCGCAATGAGGATGTAAATCTTAAAAATAATCTTCCTAAAATTTTAGCACAAGATTTTCCGCAGTTTGAAGTGATAGTGGTGGACGATAATTCCGAAGATGGCACTTTGGAATATTTGCATTACTTAGCGCATAAAGAACCACGATTAAAAAAAGTAAGAGTAGGAGAGGTAAACAGATTAATGGCAGGTAAAAAATTCCCATTAACTCTTGGAATAAAAGCAGCTACTTATGATACACTGGTTTTGACAGATGCGGATTGTATTCCGGCAAGTGATCAGTGGTTGAAAATTACTATTGCAAGTTATCGTGATAGTGATTCTATTATACTTGGTTATGGGCCTTATGAAAAGGAAAAAGGTTTTTTAAATAAGCTGATTCGTTTTGAAACAGTGGCTTCAGCAATGCAATATTTTTCTTATGCATTGGCCGGTTTACCTTATATGGGCGTGGGCAGAAATTTATCCTACAAAAAAGAATTGTTTTTTAAATATGGTGGTTTTGCCGATCATAGAAATATTCCTTCCGGTGATGATGATTTGTTTATTAATAAAGTAGCAAATAAAAAAAATTGCGGTATTAATATTCAAAAAGATGCATTCACTTATTCTGCACCCAAGCAAACGTATCCTGATTGGAAAGAACAAAAGAAGCGACATCTTTCCACTGCAAAGTTTTATAAAGCAAAACATAAATTTTTGTTGAGTTTATTTCCCATGACTCAAATAATAAGTTGGATTTTATTCCCTGTATTAATGCTGTTTTTATTTCAATGGTATTATGTCTTGGGATTATTTGTATTGCGATTAATCTTGCAACGCATTCTATATACTTCCTGCATGAAAAAATTAGATGAAAAAGATCTTATTTCTTCAATAGAAGTTTTTGATGTATTGCAAGTTTTTTATTATTTCGTATTTGCCCGTGCGGCAATGGTGAAGACAAAATACAGATGGAATTAA
- a CDS encoding sigma-70 family RNA polymerase sigma factor, with protein sequence MELNPNLSQRAREDLKLLERARNGDQKAFAELLSKYRDSINYMVLKMVHNRDDADDITIEAFGKAFSNLDKYTPDYAFSTWLYKIATNNTIDFIRRKRFQTLSLDYENEDNLNLSEIVKADIADPEEKFIKHQRAIILREIIEKLNPKYGKLIQLRYFDELSYEEIAQELNIPLGTVKAQLFRAKNLLYNILKNTKGRY encoded by the coding sequence ATGGAATTAAATCCTAATTTATCGCAACGAGCCAGGGAAGACCTGAAGTTATTGGAACGTGCTCGTAACGGCGATCAAAAAGCATTTGCAGAATTACTTTCTAAATACCGTGACTCCATAAATTATATGGTATTGAAAATGGTGCACAATCGTGATGATGCGGATGATATTACTATAGAAGCATTTGGAAAAGCATTCAGTAACTTAGATAAATACACACCTGATTATGCATTCAGTACATGGTTGTATAAAATTGCAACGAATAACACTATTGATTTTATTCGCCGTAAACGTTTTCAAACTCTAAGTCTGGATTATGAAAATGAAGACAACCTGAATTTATCAGAAATTGTAAAAGCGGATATTGCAGATCCGGAAGAAAAATTTATAAAACATCAACGGGCAATTATACTACGGGAAATAATTGAAAAGCTTAATCCCAAATATGGTAAACTTATTCAACTGCGCTACTTTGATGAACTCTCTTATGAAGAAATTGCACAAGAACTAAATATACCGTTGGGCACGGTTAAAGCACAACTATTCAGAGCTAAAAATTTGCTGTATAACATTTTGAAGAATACGAAGGGAAGGTATTGA
- a CDS encoding TIGR01777 family protein, giving the protein MNKKIVIAGGTGFVGKYFTKHFCNLNYELIIISRQEQSIKWNDEVGIINALENSDMLINLAGKSVDCRYNKKNKEEILKSRTETTKVLGEAILRCKNPPELWINSSTATIYRHAEDFPMTESKGEIGNGFSVDVATSWEQSFFQFKLPNTRQVALRMAIILGKNGGVMEPLKNLVRFGLGGKQGKGNQMFSWIHIEDLYNIILFLQSHTELKGVFNCSSPNPINNKTLMQSLRQEMHIKIGLPTPELLLKIGAAVIKTEPELVLKSRWVIPEKLIQNGYHFKFPTIETALKNLLETK; this is encoded by the coding sequence ATGAATAAAAAAATTGTAATAGCTGGTGGAACTGGATTTGTTGGGAAATATTTTACAAAACATTTTTGCAATTTAAATTATGAGCTTATAATTATTTCACGTCAGGAACAAAGTATTAAATGGAACGACGAAGTTGGAATTATTAATGCACTTGAAAATTCTGATATGCTTATAAATCTTGCAGGTAAATCAGTTGATTGCAGATATAATAAAAAGAATAAAGAAGAAATTTTAAAATCAAGAACAGAAACTACAAAGGTGCTGGGAGAAGCAATCTTGAGATGCAAAAATCCACCGGAACTTTGGATTAATTCGAGCACTGCAACTATTTATCGCCATGCAGAAGATTTTCCAATGACTGAAAGTAAAGGTGAAATTGGAAATGGTTTTTCAGTGGATGTGGCTACAAGTTGGGAGCAATCTTTTTTTCAATTTAAGCTTCCCAATACCAGGCAAGTCGCATTGCGTATGGCTATTATTTTAGGAAAAAATGGTGGGGTAATGGAGCCGTTGAAAAATCTTGTTCGTTTCGGATTGGGAGGAAAACAAGGCAAAGGAAATCAAATGTTTAGTTGGATACATATTGAAGATTTGTACAACATCATTTTATTTTTACAATCACACACAGAGTTGAAAGGTGTTTTCAATTGCTCATCTCCAAATCCCATTAATAACAAAACATTAATGCAATCTTTAAGACAAGAAATGCATATAAAAATCGGGTTGCCTACTCCTGAATTATTACTAAAAATAGGAGCTGCTGTAATTAAAACAGAACCCGAACTCGTTTTAAAAAGTCGTTGGGTTATTCCCGAAAAACTTATTCAGAACGGTTACCATTTTAAATTTCCTACAATTGAAACTGCACTGAAAAATCTTTTAGAAACTAAGTAA
- a CDS encoding VOC family protein — MNNEYTIPEQTRIGHVHLKVADLERSLTFYHDLLGFEVTMKYGTQAAFISAGGYHHHIGLNTWHSKDLPPAPVNSVGLYHTAILYPTRKDLAIIYQRLIKVNYPLTGASDHGVSEAIYLDDPDGNGVELYWDRPQELWPKNSVGSLDMFTKALDLENLLKEMDFEL; from the coding sequence ATGAATAATGAATATACAATTCCTGAACAAACACGAATAGGTCATGTGCATCTCAAAGTAGCTGACCTTGAAAGATCACTTACGTTTTATCATGACTTATTAGGTTTTGAAGTAACTATGAAATATGGGACTCAGGCAGCATTTATTTCTGCCGGTGGTTATCATCATCATATTGGTTTAAATACATGGCATAGTAAAGATTTACCGCCTGCGCCTGTGAATAGTGTTGGCTTATATCACACTGCAATTTTATATCCGACAAGAAAAGATCTTGCAATAATTTATCAGCGATTAATAAAAGTAAATTATCCACTAACAGGTGCAAGTGATCATGGTGTTTCAGAAGCAATTTATCTTGATGATCCGGATGGTAATGGTGTGGAATTATATTGGGATCGCCCTCAGGAACTTTGGCCAAAAAATTCAGTCGGCAGTTTAGATATGTTTACAAAAGCACTCGATCTGGAAAATTTATTGAAAGAGATGGATTTTGAACTTTGA
- a CDS encoding alanine dehydrogenase, whose protein sequence is MKLGIIREGKFPPDSRVAITPEQCKLIQQRFPEIEITVQHSHGRCFNDSEFKAAGFPVQEDISDCDVLIGVKEVPIELLIPGKTYLFFAHVIKKQAHNKPLIRALLDKKIRLIDYECLRDADGNRVIAFGRWAGIVGAYNAFYTWGKRTGDFNLKRAKDYKDYKALKHSYTKIILPPIKIVLTGTGRVAQGSMEVLNALKIQQVSNSDFLTTKYPHPVFTVLDTNAIYDRISDGGYERKEFHTKPELYKSIFLPYAKQCDIMINAIYWNPKAARLFEKTDMHHPDFNMQVIADISCDVNGGVPATLNNTTINDPVFGYNMHTDKATAPYETDTIDIMAIDNLPNELPRDASEEFGNLLINNVIAELLKTDSRMIYEATICADGKLNTPYLYLKDYAGEE, encoded by the coding sequence TTGAAGCTGGGTATAATCCGTGAAGGAAAATTTCCGCCGGACTCCAGAGTGGCGATCACACCTGAACAATGTAAATTAATTCAACAACGTTTTCCCGAAATAGAAATCACTGTTCAGCACAGTCATGGTCGTTGTTTCAATGATTCTGAATTTAAGGCTGCCGGTTTCCCGGTGCAAGAAGATATCAGCGATTGTGATGTACTTATCGGAGTAAAAGAAGTGCCGATAGAATTATTAATCCCGGGTAAAACGTATTTATTCTTTGCGCATGTTATAAAAAAACAAGCGCATAACAAACCATTAATTCGTGCTTTGTTAGATAAAAAAATACGATTGATAGATTATGAATGTTTGCGTGATGCAGATGGAAATCGTGTAATTGCATTCGGCAGATGGGCAGGTATTGTAGGTGCGTATAATGCATTTTATACTTGGGGAAAACGCACCGGAGATTTTAATTTAAAAAGAGCAAAGGATTATAAAGATTATAAAGCATTGAAACATTCTTATACTAAAATTATTCTTCCTCCAATAAAAATTGTTCTTACAGGAACAGGTCGTGTTGCTCAGGGAAGTATGGAAGTATTAAATGCATTGAAAATTCAACAAGTTTCTAATTCTGATTTTTTAACAACAAAATATCCGCATCCTGTTTTTACTGTGTTAGATACCAATGCTATTTACGATAGAATTAGTGATGGTGGATATGAAAGAAAAGAATTTCATACAAAACCCGAATTATATAAAAGCATTTTTCTGCCGTATGCAAAACAATGTGATATTATGATCAATGCAATCTATTGGAATCCAAAGGCAGCAAGATTATTTGAAAAAACAGATATGCATCATCCTGATTTTAATATGCAGGTAATTGCAGATATTTCTTGCGATGTGAATGGTGGTGTTCCGGCAACATTAAATAACACCACGATTAATGATCCTGTGTTTGGATATAATATGCACACCGATAAAGCAACTGCACCTTATGAAACGGATACAATTGATATTATGGCAATTGATAATTTACCTAATGAATTACCAAGAGATGCGTCGGAAGAATTTGGAAATTTATTAATCAATAATGTAATTGCTGAATTATTGAAAACTGATAGTCGTATGATTTACGAAGCAACTATTTGTGCGGATGGAAAATTGAATACACCGTATTTGTATTTGAAAGATTATGCGGGGGAGGAATGA
- a CDS encoding valine--tRNA ligase encodes MEISKTYNPAETESKWYAHWLSKKYFHSQPDDRTPFTIVIPPPNVTGMLHMGHVLNNTLQDVFVRRARMMGKNACWVPGTDHASIATEAKVVAMLRERGIKKSDLSRDKFLEYAWEWKEKYGGIILKQLQELGCSCDWDRTRFTMDKNYYEDVINVFIDLYKKGLIYRGLRMINWDPEAKTALSNEEVIYKEVKSKLYYVKYRIKNEDAFITIATTRPETILGDTAICVHPDDERYKNFVGKTALVPAIHREIPIIADTYVDATFGTGALKITPAHDLNDYELGLKHNLKVINIMHENGTLNEHAELLIGEDRFTARKKILAILEETGQLIKVEELINNVGYSERTDAVVEPRLSEQWFLNMQEISKPALQSVMDGEIKLHPDKFINTYRHWMENVRDWCISRQLWWGHRIPAWYNENRDFVVCKTAEEAKELLSKNGLSTEGIYQDEDVLDTWASSWLWPISVFNGIEDSKNKEIQYYYPTDVLVTAPEILFFWVARMIIAGYFYRDEKPFSDVYLTGIVRDKQRRKMSKSLGNSPDPLDLITKYGADGVRMGMLMMSPAGNDILFDEKQVEQGRNFSNKIWNAFRLVNGWEQKSGKNSDNDAAIEWFQAKLNNTIEIVQQHFESFRVSDALMHLYNFVWDDFCAWYLEFVKPVFGEAIDNATYEKTIAFFEDILKLLHPIMPFITEELYHSLKERKEGDDIIIAKYPQAEKSSLEKIDAGEFAKQLISAIRDIRSKNQMSPKVALPLFYPVENLHLQKFAPLISKLANLSEITIQTMEPENAITFLIGKEKFFVVVNKEVDARQERVSLTEQIKYQQGFLRSVEAKMSNKKFVANAPESVVAVEKQKMEDAMEKIRLLEQALNKLK; translated from the coding sequence ATGGAAATTTCTAAAACATATAATCCCGCCGAGACAGAGAGTAAATGGTATGCACATTGGCTTTCTAAAAAATATTTTCATTCACAACCGGATGATCGCACTCCTTTTACAATTGTGATTCCACCACCCAATGTTACAGGCATGTTACACATGGGCCATGTATTGAATAATACATTGCAGGATGTGTTTGTACGCAGAGCAAGAATGATGGGAAAAAATGCATGTTGGGTGCCGGGGACCGATCATGCATCTATTGCCACCGAAGCAAAAGTAGTTGCGATGTTGCGTGAACGTGGAATTAAAAAAAGTGATCTCAGCAGAGATAAATTTTTAGAATATGCATGGGAATGGAAAGAAAAATATGGTGGAATTATTTTAAAACAATTGCAGGAATTAGGTTGTAGTTGCGATTGGGATCGTACACGGTTTACAATGGATAAAAATTACTATGAAGATGTAATCAACGTATTTATTGATCTCTATAAAAAAGGATTAATCTATCGTGGTTTGCGTATGATTAATTGGGATCCGGAAGCAAAAACTGCATTGAGTAATGAGGAAGTAATTTATAAAGAAGTAAAATCAAAACTGTATTACGTTAAGTATCGCATTAAAAATGAAGATGCATTTATTACAATCGCAACTACAAGACCTGAAACAATTTTAGGTGATACTGCTATATGTGTTCACCCTGATGATGAACGCTATAAAAATTTTGTTGGAAAAACTGCTTTGGTACCTGCAATACATCGTGAGATACCAATTATTGCTGATACTTATGTGGATGCAACATTTGGAACAGGCGCTTTAAAAATTACTCCTGCGCATGATTTGAATGATTATGAATTGGGTTTGAAACACAACTTGAAGGTTATAAATATCATGCATGAAAATGGTACTTTAAACGAGCATGCAGAATTATTAATTGGTGAAGATAGATTTACTGCAAGAAAAAAAATACTTGCTATTTTGGAAGAAACTGGTCAGCTAATTAAAGTAGAAGAATTAATAAATAATGTAGGTTATTCCGAACGTACTGATGCAGTTGTGGAACCGAGATTAAGTGAGCAATGGTTTTTAAATATGCAGGAAATTTCAAAACCTGCTTTGCAATCTGTGATGGATGGAGAAATAAAATTGCATCCGGATAAATTTATAAATACCTATCGCCACTGGATGGAAAATGTAAGAGATTGGTGTATCAGTCGGCAGCTTTGGTGGGGACATAGAATTCCTGCCTGGTATAATGAAAATAGAGATTTTGTTGTTTGTAAAACTGCGGAAGAAGCAAAGGAATTATTATCAAAAAATGGTTTAAGTACCGAAGGCATTTATCAGGATGAAGATGTGCTGGATACATGGGCAAGCAGTTGGTTGTGGCCGATATCTGTATTCAATGGAATTGAAGATTCTAAGAATAAAGAAATTCAATATTATTATCCAACAGATGTATTAGTAACAGCACCTGAAATTTTATTTTTCTGGGTAGCAAGAATGATAATTGCCGGATATTTTTATCGGGATGAAAAACCATTCAGCGATGTATATCTCACGGGAATTGTTAGAGATAAACAACGCAGAAAAATGTCGAAGTCTTTAGGAAATTCCCCCGACCCACTCGACCTGATTACTAAATACGGAGCCGATGGTGTGCGCATGGGAATGTTGATGATGTCACCTGCGGGAAATGATATTTTGTTTGATGAAAAACAAGTAGAGCAGGGAAGAAATTTTAGTAATAAAATCTGGAATGCTTTCCGATTAGTAAATGGTTGGGAACAAAAGTCCGGTAAAAATTCTGATAATGATGCAGCCATTGAATGGTTTCAGGCAAAATTGAATAACACCATTGAAATAGTGCAACAACATTTTGAATCTTTTAGAGTAAGTGATGCGCTGATGCATCTCTACAATTTTGTATGGGATGATTTCTGTGCATGGTATCTTGAATTTGTAAAACCTGTTTTTGGTGAAGCAATTGATAATGCTACTTATGAAAAAACAATTGCATTTTTTGAAGACATTTTGAAATTGTTGCATCCGATAATGCCTTTTATTACCGAAGAATTATATCATAGTTTAAAAGAAAGAAAAGAAGGGGATGATATAATAATTGCAAAATATCCTCAAGCAGAAAAAAGTAGTTTAGAAAAAATAGATGCAGGAGAATTTGCTAAACAACTTATTTCTGCAATCAGAGATATCCGTTCTAAGAATCAAATGAGTCCTAAAGTAGCATTGCCATTATTTTATCCTGTAGAAAATTTACATCTGCAAAAATTTGCACCATTGATTTCCAAGCTTGCAAACCTTTCAGAAATAACTATCCAAACAATGGAGCCTGAGAATGCAATTACCTTCCTAATAGGAAAGGAAAAGTTTTTTGTGGTAGTGAATAAAGAGGTAGATGCAAGACAAGAGAGAGTGAGTCTTACGGAACAGATAAAATATCAGCAGGGATTTCTGCGTAGTGTAGAAGCGAAGATGAGCAATAAAAAATTCGTTGCAAATGCCCCTGAATCGGTTGTGGCAGTAGAAAAGCAGAAAATGGAAGATGCTATGGAAAAAATAAGACTATTGGAACAAGCATTGAACAAGTTAAAATAA
- a CDS encoding enoyl-CoA hydratase/isomerase family protein codes for MYQSILYSVIEKKCSITINRAEKRNAFNAELVEELKAAFRKAESDEKVKVIILTGAGDVFSAGADLAYLQSLQNNSLEENTDDSKRLTELYMLIYTLQKPVIAKINGHAIAGGCGLATVCDFAISVSHAQFGYTEVKIGFVPAIVMVFLLRKISETHAKELLLTGKLIDANTALQYNMINKVVSAAELDDAVNVLAEELIQNTSRSAVQITKLMIAQVQELSLDDAIILAAQINAKARATKDCKYGIQSFLEKKKPIWE; via the coding sequence ATGTATCAATCTATTTTATATTCAGTTATAGAAAAAAAATGTTCGATTACAATTAATCGTGCAGAAAAAAGAAATGCATTTAATGCAGAATTAGTAGAAGAATTGAAAGCAGCATTTCGGAAAGCAGAATCCGATGAAAAAGTAAAAGTTATAATACTGACTGGTGCAGGGGATGTGTTTTCTGCAGGTGCTGATCTTGCATATTTGCAATCATTACAAAACAATTCTTTGGAGGAAAATACGGATGATTCAAAAAGACTTACTGAACTATATATGTTGATTTATACATTACAGAAACCGGTGATTGCAAAAATTAATGGACATGCAATTGCTGGTGGATGTGGTTTGGCAACAGTGTGTGATTTTGCAATTAGTGTGAGTCATGCACAGTTTGGATATACGGAAGTAAAAATTGGTTTTGTCCCTGCCATTGTTATGGTGTTTTTATTGCGCAAAATTTCTGAAACACATGCAAAAGAATTATTGCTAACAGGAAAATTAATTGATGCAAATACCGCATTGCAATATAACATGATTAATAAAGTAGTTTCTGCTGCTGAATTGGATGATGCTGTAAATGTATTGGCAGAAGAATTAATTCAAAATACAAGCAGAAGTGCGGTGCAGATAACTAAGTTGATGATTGCACAGGTGCAGGAATTAAGTTTGGATGATGCAATTATATTGGCTGCGCAAATAAATGCAAAAGCAAGAGCAACTAAAGATTGCAAATATGGAATTCAAAGTTTCTTAGAAAAGAAAAAACCGATATGGGAATAA
- a CDS encoding ABC transporter permease, whose amino-acid sequence MKFTRRPHVISKNLDAVFGGLTHTMQFMGQYFRQLFNGPFEWREFIKQCYNIGVRSLLLITLTGFVTGIVFTKQSRPSLIEFGAASWLPSLIAIAVVRALAPLVTALIGSGKIGSNIGAELGSMRVTEQIDAMEVSGTNPFKFLVVTRVTATTVMIPILMMYFGFVALMGSFLNVHQNEATSFVTFFQDAFSPITFLDIFTGLFKAIFYGFTIGMVGCYSGYHAEKGTEGVGMAANRAVIISMFLVFIEEIVIVQISNWIRLA is encoded by the coding sequence ATGAAATTTACGAGAAGACCACATGTAATATCAAAAAATCTGGATGCAGTATTTGGTGGACTCACGCATACAATGCAATTTATGGGGCAGTATTTCCGTCAGTTATTCAATGGTCCGTTTGAGTGGCGAGAATTTATAAAGCAATGTTATAATATCGGTGTCAGATCATTATTATTAATTACATTAACTGGTTTCGTTACCGGTATTGTATTCACAAAACAATCCAGGCCATCATTAATTGAATTTGGTGCAGCAAGCTGGCTGCCATCATTAATTGCAATTGCTGTTGTGAGAGCACTAGCACCATTAGTTACTGCATTAATTGGATCGGGAAAAATAGGATCTAATATCGGAGCAGAACTAGGCTCAATGCGAGTAACTGAACAAATAGATGCGATGGAAGTTTCAGGTACTAATCCATTTAAATTTTTAGTAGTAACAAGAGTAACTGCCACCACTGTTATGATTCCTATTTTGATGATGTATTTTGGTTTTGTTGCTTTGATGGGATCATTTTTAAATGTACATCAAAATGAAGCAACGAGTTTTGTAACATTTTTTCAGGACGCATTTTCTCCAATTACGTTTCTAGATATTTTTACCGGTTTGTTTAAAGCAATTTTCTATGGATTTACTATCGGAATGGTGGGATGTTATAGTGGTTATCATGCAGAAAAGGGTACTGAAGGGGTAGGTATGGCAGCAAACAGAGCAGTTATTATAAGTATGTTTTTAGTTTTCATTGAAGAGATAGTTATTGTACAAATATCTAATTGGATTAGACTAGCTTAA
- a CDS encoding ABC transporter ATP-binding protein: MKHEPVITDTNNVAISIENLHKSFGDLHILQGITIDIYKGENLVVLGRSGTGKSVLIKIIAGLLKPDKGKVVVLGNDISTLSEKELQQLRLKLGFSFQSSALYDSMTVKENLEFPLVRNNRKLAQSQIDESVNEALEAVGLIKAIHQMPSELSGGQRKRIGIARTLMLKPEVMLYDEPTAGLDPITCIEINNLINKVQQVYHTTSIIITHDLTCAKATGDRIAMLIDGRFLRRGTFDEIFSTEDETVKKFFDYNFIN, encoded by the coding sequence ATGAAACACGAACCTGTTATTACAGATACAAATAATGTAGCCATATCTATTGAGAATTTGCATAAATCATTTGGCGATTTGCATATTTTACAAGGAATTACTATTGATATTTACAAAGGAGAAAATCTTGTTGTGCTAGGTCGATCCGGAACTGGTAAATCTGTATTGATAAAAATTATCGCCGGATTATTAAAACCCGATAAAGGAAAAGTAGTTGTTTTAGGAAATGATATTTCAACGCTTTCAGAAAAAGAATTGCAACAACTCAGATTGAAACTTGGCTTTTCTTTTCAAAGTAGTGCATTATATGATAGCATGACGGTGAAAGAAAATCTTGAATTCCCGCTTGTTCGCAATAACAGGAAATTAGCTCAATCTCAAATTGATGAAAGTGTGAATGAAGCATTGGAAGCAGTTGGTCTTATTAAAGCAATTCATCAGATGCCATCAGAATTATCGGGTGGTCAACGCAAAAGAATTGGCATTGCAAGAACACTGATGTTAAAACCTGAAGTGATGTTGTATGATGAACCAACAGCCGGATTGGATCCAATCACTTGCATCGAAATAAATAATCTTATTAATAAAGTGCAGCAGGTATATCATACCACAAGTATTATTATCACACATGATCTTACGTGTGCCAAAGCAACAGGAGATAGAATTGCCATGTTGATTGATGGCAGATTTTTAAGACGTGGCACATTCGATGAAATATTTTCAACAGAAGATGAAACAGTTAAAAAGTTTTTCGACTATAATTTTATAAATTAA